The following are from one region of the Paenibacillus sp. KS-LC4 genome:
- a CDS encoding carbon-nitrogen hydrolase family protein translates to MKYRVAAVQYKLADISSFEQFAEQVAHYVRNASEYGTQFLLFPEFFTTQLLSISDSSGKPLSFDKLPSFTAAYEELFAKLAAEYNMHIVAGTHVVEVEGGKLRNVAHLFHPDGKIDRQSKIHLTPTEVSDWAMSPGEGLEVFQTPYGTIAMLTCYDIEFPEIVRMARAKGADVIFCPSCTDDRHGFYRVRYSAHARTIENQVYVVTTGTVGSLRKVDFMRANFGQAAILSPNDIPFPPGGILAEGIINDDMLVVADLDLKLLEDVRSAGSVTTWRDRRTDLYTDWY, encoded by the coding sequence TTGAAATATAGAGTAGCGGCCGTTCAATACAAATTGGCCGACATCAGCTCCTTTGAGCAATTTGCTGAGCAGGTCGCGCATTATGTGCGCAATGCCTCGGAATACGGCACACAGTTTCTTTTATTTCCTGAGTTTTTTACAACGCAGCTGCTGTCCATCAGTGACAGCAGCGGCAAGCCATTATCATTTGACAAACTCCCGAGTTTTACAGCCGCCTATGAAGAACTGTTCGCCAAGCTCGCGGCGGAATACAATATGCACATTGTGGCAGGAACCCATGTTGTAGAAGTGGAAGGCGGCAAGCTTCGCAATGTTGCACATCTGTTCCATCCGGATGGAAAGATCGACCGTCAGTCGAAAATCCACCTAACCCCAACGGAAGTGAGCGATTGGGCGATGTCACCAGGCGAAGGTCTGGAAGTGTTCCAAACGCCGTATGGCACAATTGCCATGCTGACCTGTTATGATATTGAATTTCCAGAAATCGTCCGTATGGCGAGAGCAAAAGGGGCAGATGTCATTTTCTGCCCATCCTGCACAGATGATCGTCACGGCTTTTATCGCGTTCGTTATAGCGCTCATGCACGCACGATAGAAAATCAGGTTTATGTAGTGACGACAGGGACAGTGGGCTCGCTGCGAAAGGTCGATTTTATGCGGGCCAACTTTGGGCAAGCGGCGATTTTGTCGCCCAATGATATCCCCTTTCCGCCGGGCGGCATTTTGGCAGAAGGAATTATTAATGACGACATGCTCGTTGTAGCTGATCTTGATTTGAAGCTGCTTGAAGATGTTCGCAGCGCAGGCTCCGTTACAACGTGGCGGGACCGTCGCACTGATCTTTATACCGATTGGTATTAA
- a CDS encoding MBL fold metallo-hydrolase produces MMRITFRGTGDSMGVPRVYCSCAVCEEARSTGINRRLRSLVQLDELGASPAGVADETVWIDCGPDWGRQMEAAGLRFVRRILITHAHFDHIGGLVEWADACRWLNVKGEAFAAAEVISDINARFPWLQRQIDFHAIDGGAMRIGSWDLTSWRINHGKNGYAYAFRFDHALEKRSWAYCSDAIGLTDEQQQPLHGLDLLVLGTSFYKEPFAYETRSVYDVTEALELIQLWRPKHTIFTHMSHDIDLNIEYGLPADVQFARTALEAKV; encoded by the coding sequence ATAATGCGTATTACATTTCGCGGGACAGGCGATTCCATGGGTGTTCCGCGTGTTTATTGCAGCTGCGCGGTATGTGAAGAAGCGAGAAGCACAGGCATTAATCGCCGCTTGCGTTCTCTTGTGCAGCTTGATGAATTAGGAGCGTCACCAGCAGGTGTAGCTGATGAAACGGTATGGATTGACTGCGGCCCTGATTGGGGAAGGCAAATGGAGGCGGCAGGCCTGCGTTTCGTCAGACGGATATTAATTACGCATGCCCATTTTGACCATATCGGCGGACTAGTGGAATGGGCTGACGCTTGCCGCTGGCTGAACGTGAAGGGCGAGGCTTTTGCAGCTGCTGAGGTAATTAGCGATATTAACGCTCGTTTTCCGTGGCTGCAGCGGCAAATTGATTTTCATGCGATAGACGGCGGGGCTATGCGGATTGGCAGCTGGGATCTAACAAGCTGGCGCATAAATCACGGCAAAAATGGCTATGCCTATGCTTTTCGCTTTGATCATGCTCTCGAAAAACGTTCATGGGCTTATTGCTCTGACGCCATTGGGCTGACTGATGAACAGCAGCAGCCGCTTCACGGTCTTGATCTGCTGGTGCTCGGCACTAGCTTTTATAAAGAGCCGTTTGCCTATGAAACCCGTTCTGTTTATGATGTAACGGAAGCGCTGGAGCTGATTCAGCTTTGGCGGCCGAAGCATACGATTTTTACGCATATGTCTCACGACATTGATTTAAATATCGAATATGGACTTCCGGCTGATGTACAGTTTGCAAGGACGGCTCTGGAAGCGAAGGTATAG
- a CDS encoding DNA mismatch repair protein MutS yields the protein MMHEATLKRLEYDKLKEQLIDYTVSPAGRLLAERHMPSIEIRQIQAWLSETEEASALLASGASVPLSAMEGIDPFLALLGKGRIYVEQELEQLQTWLASVMQMRRYMASKRAIAPIIASYADSMHDCPELREELSRCIRYGSLTDQASAALAEIRRHRYSVEDKISRKMEAALSKYKSALQESIISKRSGRLVIAVKRELRKQVPGTVWDESASGQTLFVEPLDVADLQAELRQWEAEEERERTVILSGLSDLADAHEAELRLNLEAMATFDFIMARGKLSRSYAGQSFQLADEPLIVLSQARHPLLGQSAVPLDVELGLNWSQLIITGPNTGGKTATLKTIGLLALLAQSGLLVPAGEGSRLGIFRTIIADLGDGQSLEQSLSTFSSHIRVLGEMLESAGPRSLLLLDELAAGTDPGEGIALSIAVLEELHNRRALTAATTHFNEIKQYASRTKGCMNARMAFDPKTLLPLYQLIIGEAGESQAFAIARRYGLPDRVMQRAEQLAANRQQNVTLGQDERSTAVKAEQIEARTEAQAKGQVKNNSKKEEEAGKTALPLLQVGDAVWIYPLKRLGVVFRPADARGEVIVQVQGRKLAFNRKRLKLSIGRAELYPGEDYDMSIVFDSKENRKLRKQLSRKHVEGLVIEMKPETFE from the coding sequence ATGATGCATGAAGCTACGCTAAAGCGTTTGGAATATGACAAATTGAAGGAACAATTAATCGACTACACGGTTTCTCCGGCGGGGCGATTACTGGCGGAACGCCATATGCCCAGCATCGAAATCAGGCAAATTCAAGCATGGCTGTCGGAGACAGAGGAAGCCTCCGCATTGCTTGCCTCGGGGGCAAGTGTTCCTTTATCCGCGATGGAGGGAATTGATCCTTTTCTAGCGCTGCTGGGCAAAGGACGAATTTATGTCGAGCAGGAGCTGGAGCAATTGCAGACATGGCTTGCATCTGTTATGCAAATGAGAAGATATATGGCCAGTAAGCGGGCGATTGCACCAATCATTGCTAGCTATGCAGATTCCATGCATGATTGCCCGGAGCTGCGGGAGGAGCTGAGCCGCTGTATTCGCTATGGAAGCCTCACCGATCAGGCAAGCGCTGCGCTTGCAGAAATTCGCAGGCATCGTTATTCAGTTGAGGATAAAATCAGTCGTAAAATGGAAGCGGCGCTTTCCAAATACAAATCAGCCTTACAGGAGTCGATAATCAGTAAACGAAGCGGCAGGCTTGTTATCGCTGTGAAGCGCGAGCTGCGCAAGCAGGTGCCGGGCACGGTGTGGGATGAATCGGCTAGCGGGCAAACCTTATTCGTAGAACCGCTTGATGTTGCCGATTTACAAGCAGAGCTTCGGCAATGGGAGGCGGAGGAGGAGCGCGAGCGCACTGTTATTTTATCAGGCTTATCCGATTTGGCAGATGCGCATGAAGCTGAGCTTAGGCTCAATTTAGAGGCGATGGCCACCTTCGATTTCATTATGGCGCGCGGCAAGCTTTCACGTTCCTACGCTGGTCAATCTTTTCAATTAGCAGATGAACCTCTTATCGTATTATCGCAAGCCCGTCACCCGCTGCTTGGCCAGTCGGCGGTTCCGCTTGATGTAGAGCTTGGCCTGAATTGGAGCCAGCTCATTATTACAGGACCCAATACGGGAGGGAAAACAGCAACGCTGAAAACAATCGGCCTGCTCGCGCTGCTCGCTCAGTCAGGGCTGCTGGTTCCCGCAGGGGAGGGAAGCCGCTTAGGCATTTTTCGCACGATTATTGCTGATTTAGGTGACGGTCAAAGCTTGGAGCAATCGCTAAGCACCTTCTCCTCGCATATTCGTGTATTAGGCGAAATGCTGGAGTCAGCCGGACCGCGCTCCTTGCTGCTGCTTGATGAACTGGCAGCAGGCACAGATCCAGGCGAAGGCATAGCACTATCAATAGCCGTGCTTGAGGAGTTGCACAATCGAAGAGCTTTGACGGCGGCAACGACCCATTTTAATGAGATTAAGCAATATGCTTCTCGCACGAAGGGCTGTATGAATGCACGAATGGCTTTTGATCCGAAAACCTTGCTTCCGTTATATCAATTGATCATTGGGGAGGCTGGGGAAAGCCAAGCTTTCGCAATTGCCCGTCGATATGGGTTGCCAGATCGTGTAATGCAGCGGGCCGAGCAGCTTGCAGCTAATCGTCAGCAGAACGTAACACTAGGCCAAGATGAACGAAGCACAGCTGTTAAAGCAGAGCAAATCGAGGCTCGAACCGAAGCTCAAGCCAAGGGTCAAGTGAAAAATAACAGCAAAAAAGAAGAGGAAGCAGGCAAAACCGCTTTGCCGCTCTTACAAGTGGGCGACGCGGTATGGATTTATCCGCTGAAGCGACTGGGTGTCGTTTTTCGTCCGGCAGACGCTCGGGGAGAGGTCATTGTTCAGGTGCAGGGCCGCAAGCTGGCCTTCAATCGAAAGCGGCTTAAGCTGTCCATTGGCAGGGCGGAGCTGTATCCTGGGGAAGATTATGATATGAGTATCGTCTTTGATTCCAAGGAAAACCGCAAGCTCCGCAAACAGCTCAGCCGCAAGCATGTGGAAGGGCTGGTTATCGAGATGAAGCCCGAGACTTTTGAATAA
- a CDS encoding GNAT family N-acetyltransferase, whose product MLYHRITSIDDPYFAELHKLLQTIFPPEEVLAYELWREPLEDAGIHVYVAVEDGKVVGSTEYRYYPELRVAMTDFTIIGQAGKGIGRFLLRAREKDLARLAKQSGTESIGMFAEIYNPYEKEEQHAFGGVTPMNPFVRREVLSHIGYNRLDFPYVHPSWDHEGQAVTGLQLSFLPADENLAFLPALLIVTFLEGYYEALPNKPQAWLDMINQLRQQEQVALLPL is encoded by the coding sequence ATGCTGTATCATCGTATTACTTCGATTGACGACCCTTATTTTGCGGAGCTGCATAAGCTGCTTCAAACGATTTTTCCGCCAGAAGAGGTACTGGCTTATGAGCTGTGGAGAGAGCCGCTCGAGGATGCGGGTATCCATGTTTATGTTGCGGTAGAAGACGGCAAAGTAGTAGGCTCCACGGAATATCGTTATTACCCTGAGCTGCGCGTTGCGATGACCGACTTCACCATTATTGGACAAGCGGGCAAGGGCATCGGGCGCTTCCTGCTGCGTGCCAGGGAAAAGGATTTGGCGCGTCTGGCTAAGCAATCCGGCACAGAATCAATCGGCATGTTTGCGGAAATTTATAACCCATATGAAAAGGAAGAGCAGCATGCATTTGGTGGTGTAACGCCAATGAATCCATTTGTGCGCCGCGAAGTATTGTCGCATATCGGATATAACCGATTGGATTTCCCGTATGTACATCCGTCTTGGGATCATGAGGGTCAGGCTGTAACGGGACTTCAGCTCAGCTTCCTGCCTGCTGATGAGAATTTGGCATTTTTGCCGGCTTTACTCATCGTGACTTTTCTTGAAGGCTACTATGAGGCGCTGCCTAATAAACCTCAAGCTTGGCTCGATATGATTAATCAGCTGCGACAGCAGGAGCAGGTCGCACTGCTGCCGCTATAA
- a CDS encoding GNAT family N-acetyltransferase — protein sequence MIRKQLYVYHEGAPVEAVIRRYSEQDFAALIDVQRESFPPPFPSDLWWSKEQLTEHVSRFPEGALCAEIGGRLIGSMTGLIVNMDHYGHSHSWEAITDNGFIRNHDSSGDTLYVVDICVIPEYRKSGIGKWLMQTMYETVVHLQLKRLLGGGRMPGYHRYADEITPENYVSGVVAGAYSDPVLSFLLRCGRTPTEVAANYLEDEQSCGYAALMEWRNPFLAAN from the coding sequence ATTATTCGTAAACAATTATATGTATATCATGAAGGCGCTCCGGTAGAGGCTGTCATTCGGCGCTACTCCGAGCAGGACTTTGCAGCGCTTATTGACGTGCAGCGCGAAAGCTTCCCGCCACCATTTCCTTCGGATTTATGGTGGAGCAAGGAGCAGCTTACCGAGCATGTTTCCCGTTTTCCCGAAGGGGCGCTATGTGCTGAAATAGGCGGCAGACTTATCGGCTCGATGACAGGCCTTATTGTTAACATGGATCATTATGGACATTCACACAGCTGGGAAGCGATCACGGATAATGGTTTTATTCGCAATCATGACAGCAGCGGCGACACGCTTTATGTTGTAGATATTTGTGTAATTCCAGAGTATCGAAAGTCAGGCATTGGAAAATGGCTGATGCAGACGATGTATGAGACCGTCGTACATTTACAGCTCAAAAGGCTGCTTGGCGGAGGGCGTATGCCCGGCTACCATCGTTATGCAGACGAAATAACACCGGAAAATTACGTTAGTGGGGTCGTTGCTGGAGCATACAGCGACCCTGTTCTGTCTTTTCTGCTGCGCTGCGGCCGTACTCCTACAGAGGTGGCGGCTAATTATTTGGAAGATGAGCAGTCTTGCGGCTATGCGGCTTTGATGGAATGGCGTAATCCATTTCTTGCTGCTAATTAA